The genomic region TTAAAACAAACCGGATTAAATGTATGACCGAACACAAGAAAACCGTGTTATATGTCGAGGACAATGAAATGAATCGGCTCCTCGTCCGTCGCATTTTGGAACCTCGCGGCTATACCGTGATCGAAGCAAGCGACGGCATTACCGGAGTCAAATTGGCCGAAGAAAAAATTCCCGACCTTATTTTGATGGACATCAATTTGCCGTTGCTGGACGGGCACGCGGCGACGACGCGGATCAAAAGCCTCGAACGTTGCGCGCACATTCCGGTGATCGCCGTGACCGCCAATGCCATGGAAGGCGATCGCGAGCGTTCGTTGATTGCCGGCTGTGACGGTTATATCAAAAAACCGCTGGATATCGATTTACTTCCATCCCAGATTGAAGATTTTATTTCCGGCAGCCGCGAGACCGTCGATGCGCGCAGTGAGAAAAAATTGTATAAAGAATACAATGAAAAACTGGTGATGAATTTACAACGGCACATCGAGGAACTTGAAGCCAAAAATAAATTGATCGAACAGCAATCGAAGGAAATGCAGGATGCGTATATGGGGATCATTACGTCATTTTTGCGTGCGGTTGAAGAGAAGCATTCTTACACGGCCGGACACTCGGCTCGCGTGCGTTCCTACAGTCTGAAAATCGGAGAAAAGCTGGGATTACCCTTGTCGCAGATGGAACATCTTTCTCAAGGTGCGTTATTGCATGATATCGGTAAATTAGTAATCGAGATATCCAGCCTCAAAAGTGACGCCGATCTCACGGATGCACAATGGGAAGAAATGCGCCGGCATCCTGAAATCGGTTACAAAATTCTTAAGCCGATTACTTTTCTCGGAGATGTCGTTAATATTGTTTATCAACATCATGAGCGTTGGGACGGAAAAGGCTATCCGCAAGGTTTACATGGAGAACAAATTGATTTTCTGGCGTCCATCGTAACGGTGGCTGACAGTTACGATGCCATGACAACGAATCGAGGATATAATAAATTATATTCGATCGATGAAGCTAAAACGGAATTTCAGCGCTGTTCCGGAACTAATTTTAATCCCGTTGTTGTAACGGCATTTGTGGAAGTGCTCGATGAAATGAAATCCCGCAAACGTCCCGTATGAGATTCGATCTCACTGTCTGTTTTTTTTACCAAAATTTGCTATTGCTCTGCCGAAGCTTTTTAGTTATGTTCTTTCTATTACTGATCCTACTCTGTTTAAAATTTCATCAAGGTTTCGAAAATTTAAAACTATGCGTAACCGATTCCTGTTGTCGGCAATAGCGACGTTTATTATTTCAGTGTTGGTATCCTGCGAATATCCCAAAGCCCCGTCTTTTTCCACCGTTCTCAAAATTCCGCTT from bacterium harbors:
- a CDS encoding response regulator → MTEHKKTVLYVEDNEMNRLLVRRILEPRGYTVIEASDGITGVKLAEEKIPDLILMDINLPLLDGHAATTRIKSLERCAHIPVIAVTANAMEGDRERSLIAGCDGYIKKPLDIDLLPSQIEDFISGSRETVDARSEKKLYKEYNEKLVMNLQRHIEELEAKNKLIEQQSKEMQDAYMGIITSFLRAVEEKHSYTAGHSARVRSYSLKIGEKLGLPLSQMEHLSQGALLHDIGKLVIEISSLKSDADLTDAQWEEMRRHPEIGYKILKPITFLGDVVNIVYQHHERWDGKGYPQGLHGEQIDFLASIVTVADSYDAMTTNRGYNKLYSIDEAKTEFQRCSGTNFNPVVVTAFVEVLDEMKSRKRPV